Proteins encoded in a region of the Pseudomonas syringae KCTC 12500 genome:
- the fabD gene encoding ACP S-malonyltransferase yields MSASLAFVFPGQGSQSLGMLAEQGAQHPLILDTFEQASEALGYDLWALTQNGPAELLNQTDKTQPAILTASVALWHVWLAEGGAVPAFVAGHSLGEYSALVAAQSLSLADAVKLVERRGQLMQEAVPAGQGGMAAILGLDDADVIAACAEAAQGEVVSAVNFNSPGQVVIAGSAEAVKRAMELCKARGAKRALPLPVSVPSHCELMRPAAERFAEAVEAIEWQAPEIALVQNVSASAVSDLATLKRDLLEQLYKPVRWVESIQCLASRGATQLVECGPGKVLAGLNKRCADGVMTYNLDTPDAFAAARAALA; encoded by the coding sequence ATGTCTGCATCCCTCGCATTCGTCTTTCCGGGTCAAGGATCGCAATCGCTCGGTATGCTCGCCGAACAAGGCGCGCAACATCCGCTGATCCTCGACACTTTCGAGCAGGCTTCCGAAGCCCTCGGCTATGACCTGTGGGCATTGACTCAGAACGGTCCTGCCGAGCTGCTCAATCAGACCGACAAGACCCAACCGGCCATTTTGACCGCTTCGGTTGCCTTGTGGCATGTGTGGCTGGCCGAGGGCGGTGCGGTTCCTGCATTCGTCGCCGGTCACAGTCTGGGTGAATACAGCGCACTGGTAGCCGCGCAAAGCCTGAGCCTGGCCGACGCCGTAAAGCTTGTCGAGCGTCGCGGCCAGTTGATGCAGGAAGCGGTACCAGCGGGTCAGGGTGGCATGGCCGCCATTCTCGGGCTCGATGATGCCGACGTTATTGCAGCCTGCGCCGAAGCGGCACAGGGTGAGGTCGTCAGTGCTGTGAATTTCAACTCGCCGGGCCAGGTGGTGATTGCCGGTTCCGCCGAGGCTGTCAAGCGTGCCATGGAGCTGTGCAAGGCCCGTGGCGCCAAGCGCGCTTTGCCATTGCCGGTCAGCGTGCCATCGCACTGCGAACTGATGCGCCCGGCCGCCGAGCGTTTCGCCGAGGCCGTTGAAGCCATCGAATGGCAAGCGCCGGAAATTGCGCTGGTACAGAACGTCAGCGCCAGTGCCGTCAGTGATCTGGCGACGCTCAAGCGTGATTTGCTGGAGCAGTTGTACAAGCCGGTACGCTGGGTCGAATCCATTCAATGCCTGGCCAGTCGCGGTGCGACCCAGCTTGTGGAGTGCGGTCCGGGCAAAGTGCTGGCCGGTCTGAACAAGCGTTGCGCCGACGGCGTGATGACCTACAACCTTGATACCCCGGACGCCTTTGCCGCCGCGCGCGCGGCACTGGCCTGA